A stretch of DNA from Sulfurovum zhangzhouensis:
TAATTATTATCGGTGCAGGTATCAGCGGTTTATATGCAGCGATGCAGCTTGAGCAGCAATTTGAAGTGACAATACTTGAAGCAAGAGAGCGTGTAGGTGGCAGAGCATTGAGTATCAATGGACATGACTTGGGTCCATCATGGATATGGTCACACCATAAGCATGCTTTAGAGCTTGTAAGTTCACTAGGTTTGGAGATGTTCTTGCAATACACTGAAGGATTGGCCTTGTATCAAACTACAGATGTACAATGTTTTAATCCGCCACCCCAAGAACCTGCCGCACGTATAGTAGGCGGCATCGGTGCTTTCACCGAAGCGATTGTAAATTCTTTAAGTAAAACACAAATTAGATTGAATGAAGCAGTGACATCGATCGTTAAGAAGAGTGAAGGGTTGCAGGTTTATACAAAAAATACAAACTACGAAGCAGATTTTGTGATCAATACGATGCCACCCAGAATTGCCGCAAACATTGAATATTCTCCGCCGTTACCTTTTTCTCAAGTAGAATTATTGCGCTCGATTCCGACATGGATGGGGTACGTTGTAAAAGTGGTTGTAACCTATGAAACAGCTTTTTGGAGAGATGAAGGACTCAGCGGTTTTGCTTTTTGTCACAGCCGCCCTTTAAGCGAAGTGCATGATGCAGTAACGAAAGATGAAGCAGCACTATTTGGTTTTGCAGGATCCAGGTATGCGGATAATGATTTCAAAGAAAAAGTAATAGAGCAGCTCACTAAGTTATTTGGACACAAAGCAAAAGAGTATAAAAACATTTATGTTGTAGATTGGAATAGAGAGGCATTTACGGCTGTTATAGAAGATATGGCTCCGCTTGCAAGTCATCCGCAGTACGGTTACGATATTAATGCAATGGATGGGAAACTTTTATTTGCCGGAACAGAGAGCAGTTTTGGAGAAGGGGGTTATATAGAAGGTGCGATAAGAAGTGCACTACGTAACATTGACAAAGTTATAAAGATTTCAGAAAAATGATAGGATAAAAGAAGTTTTCCGATATGATGACAAAAAAGTAACGCAGTAAGACTAAATTATCAATAATGGAAAATATATTATGTCATTGACTTCTACTGAAATCATCTCAACTCTCTCTTCCCGGAATCTAGATGTTGGATATAAAAGTCTTGCTGAAATTCCACACTTCTCTAAAATGAAGGATATGATCAGGGGCGCTAAACGGTTAGCTGATGCAGTGAGAAATAAAGAACAAATTTTTTGTGTTGGGGATTACGATGCAGACGGATCATGCTCCACGGCCACCTGTGTATCATTTTTCAATGACATAGGTTATCCTATCAAGTGGGTGATACCTAATCGATTCACTGATGGCTATGGCGTGTCTCCCTCAGTGTTGGAACGAATTGGTGATACAGATGTTATATTTACAGTCGATAATGGAATTGCAGCTCATGATGCTGCAGAAGTGTGTAAAGAGCGTGGTATTGATCTTCTCATCACCGATCATCACACACCGGGATCTTTGATACCCGATTGCTATGCTGTTATCAACCCCAAGCAGGATGATTGTGAATATCCATTCAAAGATGGCTCAGGATGTTTTGTCACATGGCTGCTGTGTTGCGCAATCAAGCATGAACTGGGGTTAGATACAGATATGGGAAAATACCTTGATCTGGTTGCATTATCTACTATCACTGATGTCATGCCGTTAGTGGGTATCAACCGCCATATTGTGAAGTACGGATTACAAAAAATCAATACATTAAAACGTCCATTCTTTAAAGAGCTTGCTCTGAGTATGGGCAAAGATTCTTTCAGCTATGAAGATCTAGGTTTTCAAGTAGGTCCGCGTATCAATGCAGCCGGCCGTTTGGAACATGCCTCACTGGCTGTAGAAGCAATTCTGGCTAGCGAAAATGAAGCACAACAACTTGTTCGATTGCTTACTGAAGTAAATCAACGTCGTAAAACAATGCAGAGTGAAATGACAGAAAACATTTTGGAACTTACAGAAGGACAAAAAGATTTTATTGTAGTACACTCAGATAGTTTACATGAGGGTATTGTTGGGATCATTGCAGCTAAGGTTGCGGAAACAACAGGATATCCCACTATCGTTTTAACCACTGCTGAGGACGGTTTGCTCAAAGGTTCGGGACGTACCGTCGGTGTAGTGAATATATATGAACTTGTGAATGAATGCAGCAATCATCTAGAAAAATTTGGCGGTCATGCTGGTGCATGCGGGTTGAGTCTTAGAGCAGAAAAACTTGATACTTTTATTGAAGCAGTAAGGGCTGTTTCCAGAAGACTGCCACGTGAGGCTTTTGAACCACTTAACACAGCTATAGGTGATTTGAGTCCTGCCAATGCGGATTTGGATCTCTATTACCAGATAGAAAAATTTGCTCCTTTTGGAGAGGGGAACCCGGAACCTGTTTTTCACTGTAAGGAAGCAACAATTATCAATAGTAGAGCAGTGGGAAAGGAAGAGGACCATACAAGACTTTCTTTGAGTTGGGAAGGTAAAGAAGTAACTGTAATGGCTTTCAACTCGGATGTGAATAACTACCCGAAGGGAAGCAAGATAACTTTTAATTACCGTTTGGACCTGAATGAATGGAATGGGAAAGTCAATTTACAGTTTATGCCAACGAGTAAAGTAAAGATAAAATAATAAAATATTATCTAAATACCTTTGAACAGTATATCAATCTCTTCTAAGGTGTAAAATTTAAAACTACAGCACTATAAATCGGATATACGGTCAAAGAAAATCATTTTATCGAAAAGAGAAGTTTACAATTAGTGATTGATAATATTGTTAAATTATAGATATTTATAAAGAATTATCTACAAAATTTTTTATGATTATATTAATATTAATTTATAGTTTTTTGTAGTAGAATTGAATAAAGTGTACATATTAGAAGGAGTCGATTGTGGATAATAAAATGATGAAAGATGGTCTAGAGCTCATTGATGCTCATTTTCAAAAGGAAGGTATCTCTAGAAGGGATGCATTGAAACTATTTGGTACCGGCGGTGCAGCAGCACTTATGGCAACCGGTACTACAGGGTGTACTGGCGGAAGCTCTAATGCGAAAGGAAAGATTCTTATCGTAGGCGGTGGTCTCGCAGGTATGTCAACGGCTGCAAGATTGACACATTACCTAAGCAATCCTGATATTACGGTCATTGAGCCAAACGAGTATGCAACATCTTATCAACCGGGACAAACACTTGTAGGTGGAGGTGTATGGAAAAAAGAAGAATTAGTTTATAAAACAGCTGATTATGTACCAGAAGGTGTTACATGGATCAAAGAAAAAGCAGTTGAGTTTGATCCTGAAAATAATACAGTAACAACTTCTGACGGTAAGAAGATACAATATGATTATATGATCGTTGCAGCAGGTCTTAAACTTGACTTTTCACAAATTGAAGGTCTAGGTATTAATGAGACGATTACGTCAGCAGGAGACGCATCTGCAGTAAGTAAGATCATCGGTAAAAATGGTTTGGCTTCTATCTACTTCCAACAAGGATCTGAAGACACGTGGAAAGAGATGCAAAAATTCATTGCCGAGGCAAAAAGCGGTAAGAAAGTAAAAGGTGTATTTACTCACCCCGCAACTGCGATCAAATGTGGTGGTGCACCTAAAAAGATCATGTATCTTACAGATGCAAGACTTCGTGAAGCGGGCGCAAGAGAGAATGCTGAACTTACTTTCTATCCAAACGGTGGAAATATGTTCGGTATACCTGAGTACCATGATGCGATCGTAAAGCAGTTTGAAGCGCGTGACATGAAGTGGAATTATCACCATAACTTAGTTGCTGTAGACCCAGAGAAGAAGATCGCGACTTTTGATCATTTCTGGGAAGAAAAAGGTGCATGGGATGAGGATCTTGAAGAATACACAATGGAAACAAAGCATGAGAATGTAGAAGTTCCATATGACTTTTTACATATCACTCCTCCAATGATAGCTCCGGAAGAGATCGCTAAATCACCTATCGGTTCTTCTCAAGGATGGGTTCCGGTTGTCAAAGAGACACTTCAGCACGTAAAATTCAAAAACGTATTCGCTTTGGGTGATATCGCTGCAGTACCAATGGGGAAAACAGGAGGTTCGGCTAGAAAACAATATAAAGTGGTTGTTGAGAACCTTATCTCTGTTATGGAAGGTAAAGAGCCAAAAGCACAGTATGGCGGATATACTGTATGTCCATTGATCACAGGTCTTGATACAGTAATGCTTGCTGAGTTTGACTGGTCTAAGAAACCGACACCTTCATTCCCGCTTGACCCGACAAAAGAGAGATATATTTGGTGGCTATTGAAGGTTTATGCACTTAAGCCTATGACACAGTATGGTATGCTTTCTGGAAGAGCATAAGCTCTTCTCTTCTTAGAAGGTGATGGAAGCTACTTAATAATTAGCAAACTTTTCCATCACCTCAAAATCTCTTTTACAATCAATAATCACATGTAAAGGTCATCATAAAATGAAAAAAGAGTTAATTATCTTTATAGGTATTTTCCTGTTTTTAGCGATAGGGATGCATTTCAAAGAGTGGACGAGTCATCCCATTGAGCATTTAGAGGCACTTCCTCATGCAGGAGCATACGGTATTGGTGCGATCCATCCATTGGTCTTCACAGTGATTCTATATCTTATCGTAGCGCTATTTAGAGGGATTATTAAACTGTTTAGAAGGGGAAAATAAGTTTTGTAGTGGGGATGAAGTTTTGACTTCATCCCTAAGAAGTATGCTTTATCTTTTAGATAGGCAATATTCTGATATTCTCATCCACTTTTTCTCTGAGGATGTTTTCCATAGCAAAGAGTGTACCGGTACTTGAACTTGCACATCCGCTACAAGCACCCAAGTATCTGATATAGATGTCAAAGTTTGCACCGTTTTCCTTGATATCAAGGATTTCCACATCACCACCGTCCATCTGAAGCATCTGACGGATATTTTCATCGATCACTTTTTCAACAGCTTTAAGGCGTTGTACTACTGTCATTTCAGCAAAACTTACATTTGCACCAGGTGCTGCTGTTCTTGCAAGTTTCTCTTTTTCATACTCTGCAAGAAGATCTACAAGATAGATATCTTTAGCTTCGTGTCCGCCAGGTTTGATACATGATTTACAGAATGCACCGGCCTTTGTATAGTCTGTGATCTGCTCAATCGTTGTCAGATCATTAAGTCTGATCACTTCTTTAAGTGTAGATAGACTTACACGTGCACATTCACATACAATGATCTCTTCTTCAAAACTATCGATATCTACACCCTTGTATTGTGCTGCAGCTTTCTTGATGACATCGTATGCCATAACTGAACAGTGCATCTTTTGAGGTGGAACAGCAGGAACATCCGGTGTATCACGCATTGCTTTTTCTACATCGATGTTTGTGATCTTAACTGCTTCATCCACAGTTTTCCCTTTACAAAGTTCTACCATCGTATCAGAACTTGCGATAGCTGTACCACAACCGAAACTTTTAAACTTTGCTTCTTTAATGATATCTGTTTCAGGATCTACAGCCCAGTAAAGACGTACTGCATCTCCACAACTCTCAGCACCAAAGTCCGCTACGATAAGGTTTGCACCCATCTCTTCAGCTTGCTCCTTTGTGATCTCACCCATATTTTGCGGGTTATTCATCAAATCGGTTACTTTTTGGCTGTACTCATCCCAGATAGTACCGCCTATCAAACTATCCATACCCATGATTTATCCTTTATTAATTCTTATAATATATTTATCTCTTAGTGATGAGCATCAAGGCCACTATCGTGACCTTCCGGTGCGTAAGCATATGAACTTGAGATACCTCTTAGTCTCTCAACTGCTTTCTTTACCACTTCTAATGCATAATCAAGCTCTTCTTGCGTTGTATATCTACTGAGTGAAAATCTAACTGCGGTGTGTGCCAGATCAGCATCTGCACCGATGGCTTCCATTACCGGGTTTGACTCCAGGTCTTCACTTGCACATGCACTTCCTGTACTTGCACCGATACCTGCACGGTTAAGGTCCCAAAGCATTGATTCACCTTCGATCCCTCTAAATGAGATAAGGATCGTATTTGGTGTTCTCTTTTCTCTAGGTGTTACAACGAATGTATCAGGTATCTTGAGAAGTTCATCTTCAAATGCATCTCTCATCTCTCTGACATCACTCATTTCATAGTCAAGCGCATCGATCGCCTGTTCCATGGCTTTACCCATACCTACGATTCCAGGCACATTGAGTGTACCTGAACGGTATCCACCCATCTGTGATCCACCATGAAGGAGTGGAGAAAGCTCTCTACCTTTTTTCATATAAAGTGCGCCGACACCTTTTGGTCCGTGGAACTTATGTGCTGAGAATGTCAGGTAGTCTACATTCAGGCTTTGTACATCTACAGGAGTCTTTCCGATCGCCTGAACTGCATCTGTGTGGAAAGGAACATTATATTCTGCACAGATTGCGCCGATCTCTTGAACCGGGAAGATTGCACCTGTTTCATTATTCGCCCACATCACTGATACCAATGCAGTTTTGTCAGTGATACTGTCTCTAACTGTCTGCGGATCGATCATCCCTTCATGGTTGATCGGTAGATAAGTAACCTTACATCCCATACTTTCAATGAACTTTGCAGTTGCAATGACTGAAGGGTGTTCTACTTCAGAGACAATGATATGGTTTTTTCTTCCTGTAAGGATATACTCAAAATAGATACTTTTGAGTACCCAGTTGTTACTCTCTGTTGCACATGAAGTGATAACAACACTGTCCTCTTTTGGTGCATGGATACCTGCGTAGATTTTTTCCATTGCATCCTTAAGGGCAGGATGTGTTTCACTTGCAAATGCGTGAAGAGAGTTCGGGTTTCCGTATCTTTGTACGAAATAAGGTTCCATCTCTGCAAATACATGCGGATCAACGATGGTTGTTGCATTGTTGTCTAAGTAGACTCTCATAGTTTTTCTCCTTCATTCTAAAGAGATGCATAAATGCTTTTTCTCTTGAAAACGATATTCAATTTTAATTCAGACTAAAATTGTCCTAATTGATTTTCTGAATAATACGCTCTTTTTCTTAAAATAACATAAAATTGATATAAAAAAGAGATAATTATACTTGGAATCTGGTTAGTAACACTTGATACAAAGTGAAACGATAATATTTTAAATTGTGTAAAATTGATCTCTGAAGGAGTAAAGGGAGTTATTTATATGGGTTAAACAGCTACATCACTTTACAATAGAAGTGATGCAGTATGTAGAGAATTTGTTAAAAATTTGACGGTGTTGGCGTATTGATCAAGTTATAAAACTCGTTTCTGGTACGTTCATCACTTTTAAAAAGTCCGCGAAGTGCTGATGATACAGTGGTTGAATTGATCTTTTCAACTCCACGCATCTCCATACACATATGTCTGGCATGAAGTACAACAGCCACACCTTTAGGATTGATGGTCTGGCTGATCGCATCGGCGATCTGTTCTGTCATCTGTTCCTGGATCTGTAGACGTCTGGCAAAGACATTCACGATACGCGGTATCTTTGAAAGTCCCACAAC
This window harbors:
- a CDS encoding flavin monoamine oxidase family protein, whose translation is MKQRIIIIGAGISGLYAAMQLEQQFEVTILEARERVGGRALSINGHDLGPSWIWSHHKHALELVSSLGLEMFLQYTEGLALYQTTDVQCFNPPPQEPAARIVGGIGAFTEAIVNSLSKTQIRLNEAVTSIVKKSEGLQVYTKNTNYEADFVINTMPPRIAANIEYSPPLPFSQVELLRSIPTWMGYVVKVVVTYETAFWRDEGLSGFAFCHSRPLSEVHDAVTKDEAALFGFAGSRYADNDFKEKVIEQLTKLFGHKAKEYKNIYVVDWNREAFTAVIEDMAPLASHPQYGYDINAMDGKLLFAGTESSFGEGGYIEGAIRSALRNIDKVIKISEK
- the recJ gene encoding single-stranded-DNA-specific exonuclease RecJ, whose translation is MSLTSTEIISTLSSRNLDVGYKSLAEIPHFSKMKDMIRGAKRLADAVRNKEQIFCVGDYDADGSCSTATCVSFFNDIGYPIKWVIPNRFTDGYGVSPSVLERIGDTDVIFTVDNGIAAHDAAEVCKERGIDLLITDHHTPGSLIPDCYAVINPKQDDCEYPFKDGSGCFVTWLLCCAIKHELGLDTDMGKYLDLVALSTITDVMPLVGINRHIVKYGLQKINTLKRPFFKELALSMGKDSFSYEDLGFQVGPRINAAGRLEHASLAVEAILASENEAQQLVRLLTEVNQRRKTMQSEMTENILELTEGQKDFIVVHSDSLHEGIVGIIAAKVAETTGYPTIVLTTAEDGLLKGSGRTVGVVNIYELVNECSNHLEKFGGHAGACGLSLRAEKLDTFIEAVRAVSRRLPREAFEPLNTAIGDLSPANADLDLYYQIEKFAPFGEGNPEPVFHCKEATIINSRAVGKEEDHTRLSLSWEGKEVTVMAFNSDVNNYPKGSKITFNYRLDLNEWNGKVNLQFMPTSKVKIK
- a CDS encoding NAD(P)/FAD-dependent oxidoreductase — protein: MDNKMMKDGLELIDAHFQKEGISRRDALKLFGTGGAAALMATGTTGCTGGSSNAKGKILIVGGGLAGMSTAARLTHYLSNPDITVIEPNEYATSYQPGQTLVGGGVWKKEELVYKTADYVPEGVTWIKEKAVEFDPENNTVTTSDGKKIQYDYMIVAAGLKLDFSQIEGLGINETITSAGDASAVSKIIGKNGLASIYFQQGSEDTWKEMQKFIAEAKSGKKVKGVFTHPATAIKCGGAPKKIMYLTDARLREAGARENAELTFYPNGGNMFGIPEYHDAIVKQFEARDMKWNYHHNLVAVDPEKKIATFDHFWEEKGAWDEDLEEYTMETKHENVEVPYDFLHITPPMIAPEEIAKSPIGSSQGWVPVVKETLQHVKFKNVFALGDIAAVPMGKTGGSARKQYKVVVENLISVMEGKEPKAQYGGYTVCPLITGLDTVMLAEFDWSKKPTPSFPLDPTKERYIWWLLKVYALKPMTQYGMLSGRA
- a CDS encoding iron-sulfur cluster assembly scaffold protein gives rise to the protein MGMDSLIGGTIWDEYSQKVTDLMNNPQNMGEITKEQAEEMGANLIVADFGAESCGDAVRLYWAVDPETDIIKEAKFKSFGCGTAIASSDTMVELCKGKTVDEAVKITNIDVEKAMRDTPDVPAVPPQKMHCSVMAYDVIKKAAAQYKGVDIDSFEEEIIVCECARVSLSTLKEVIRLNDLTTIEQITDYTKAGAFCKSCIKPGGHEAKDIYLVDLLAEYEKEKLARTAAPGANVSFAEMTVVQRLKAVEKVIDENIRQMLQMDGGDVEILDIKENGANFDIYIRYLGACSGCASSSTGTLFAMENILREKVDENIRILPI
- a CDS encoding NifS family cysteine desulfurase — encoded protein: MRVYLDNNATTIVDPHVFAEMEPYFVQRYGNPNSLHAFASETHPALKDAMEKIYAGIHAPKEDSVVITSCATESNNWVLKSIYFEYILTGRKNHIIVSEVEHPSVIATAKFIESMGCKVTYLPINHEGMIDPQTVRDSITDKTALVSVMWANNETGAIFPVQEIGAICAEYNVPFHTDAVQAIGKTPVDVQSLNVDYLTFSAHKFHGPKGVGALYMKKGRELSPLLHGGSQMGGYRSGTLNVPGIVGMGKAMEQAIDALDYEMSDVREMRDAFEDELLKIPDTFVVTPREKRTPNTILISFRGIEGESMLWDLNRAGIGASTGSACASEDLESNPVMEAIGADADLAHTAVRFSLSRYTTQEELDYALEVVKKAVERLRGISSSYAYAPEGHDSGLDAHH
- the folE gene encoding GTP cyclohydrolase I FolE; translation: MNRQEEFEQAITKVLELVGEDPKREGLLKTPSRVAKAFDFLTEGYQQDPKEILSQALFSTSNDEMVLVRDIEFYSMCEHHMLPIIGRAHVAYIPDGKVVGLSKIPRIVNVFARRLQIQEQMTEQIADAISQTINPKGVAVVLHARHMCMEMRGVEKINSTTVSSALRGLFKSDERTRNEFYNLINTPTPSNF